A DNA window from Rossellomorea marisflavi contains the following coding sequences:
- a CDS encoding PDZ domain-containing protein, with the protein MKGGDVSLLETWLLEIAKSLGKFVLNPLFPLSLLFAILVGYFRVKRERSDFHTRLLDGYNDLRVLLSYGLVLGLAFSIVTLAIGLTVPVISLVVIGAVTILFALTGRFQLLSAGITVGVSYLLLWAWEFSGFDIPYISELENGNLLGFLPLLAGLLLMIEGSLIRLSGWKNTSPRWIKSPRGMKVGALQSKKLWLVPMILFVPEGSLPPIFDWWPVVSLGTTDLALVCVPFLLGFSLLVRSALPAIVVRPVGGNVFWFGAFITTVAAAGYWVTEASIAAGALAVLGRIWMAVSISRKEAEKPYYFKRQPAGLMILGIIPGSPAETLSLRVGEVILKVNGNEISNEREFYEALQKNGAYCKLEVVGTNGENRFTQGALYEGDHHELGLLFTYQDERWETDQVS; encoded by the coding sequence ATGAAAGGTGGTGACGTTTCGTTGCTGGAAACATGGTTGCTTGAAATCGCAAAAAGCCTCGGGAAATTTGTCTTGAACCCATTATTTCCCCTCTCGCTCCTATTCGCCATCCTGGTAGGATACTTCCGGGTGAAGCGGGAAAGAAGCGATTTTCATACAAGGCTGCTAGACGGCTACAATGATTTGAGGGTCCTGCTGTCATATGGGCTTGTACTGGGCCTTGCCTTTTCCATTGTGACCCTGGCCATCGGATTAACCGTACCGGTCATCTCACTCGTCGTTATCGGAGCCGTCACGATCCTGTTTGCCCTTACAGGCCGTTTTCAATTGCTCTCGGCCGGCATCACGGTCGGTGTCTCTTATCTGCTCCTGTGGGCATGGGAATTTTCTGGCTTTGACATCCCGTACATATCTGAACTCGAAAATGGGAATCTGTTAGGGTTCCTTCCACTATTGGCAGGGCTGCTCCTTATGATTGAGGGGTCCCTTATCAGGCTTTCGGGTTGGAAGAACACCTCGCCTAGATGGATAAAAAGTCCGCGGGGAATGAAGGTCGGGGCGCTTCAGAGCAAGAAGCTCTGGTTGGTGCCGATGATCCTGTTCGTGCCGGAGGGGAGCCTGCCTCCGATCTTTGACTGGTGGCCTGTCGTCTCACTCGGGACGACGGATCTGGCTCTTGTATGCGTACCATTCCTGCTTGGTTTCAGCCTTCTCGTTCGAAGCGCGCTGCCGGCGATCGTGGTAAGACCGGTCGGAGGAAATGTATTCTGGTTCGGTGCTTTCATCACCACGGTGGCCGCTGCGGGCTACTGGGTGACAGAGGCATCCATCGCTGCCGGAGCACTGGCGGTGCTCGGCCGCATCTGGATGGCCGTCAGCATTTCAAGAAAAGAAGCAGAGAAACCGTATTACTTCAAACGTCAGCCTGCCGGACTGATGATCCTTGGGATTATCCCAGGTTCACCTGCTGAAACCCTATCCCTTAGAGTGGGTGAGGTCATCCTGAAGGTGAATGGGAATGAGATTTCCAATGAGAGGGAGTTTTATGAGGCCCTGCAGAAGAACGGTGCATACTGCAAACTCGAAGTCGTCGGGACGAATGGAGAGAATCGTTTCACCCAGGGTGCCCTTTATGAAGGGGACCATCATGAACTCGGTCTGTTATTTACGTATCAGGATGAACGGTGGGAAACCGACCAGGTGTCCTAA
- a CDS encoding O-acetylhomoserine aminocarboxypropyltransferase/cysteine synthase family protein, with protein sequence MTNSFDFDTLLLHGGQEADPATGSRAVPIYQTTSYVFDSSEHAAKLFGLEEPGNIYTRIMNPTVDVLEKRLALLEGGIGALGVSSGMAAISLSILNIAGAGDEIVAATNLYGGTYNLFSTTLPKYGITVRFVDPTDPENFRSAINEKTKAVFAETIGNPSLHVLDIEAVAKVAHEHEIPLIIDNTFATPYVTRPIEWGADIVIHSATKWIGGHGTAIGGVVIDGGKFDWNNKKFPGFIEEDRSYNGLRYAQDVGAAAFITKLRVQLLRDLGACLSPQNAFLLLQGLETLHLRIERHTENARKIAEHLESHEGVAWVSYPGLPSHPSHSLAKKYLENGAGSIVVFGIKGGRDSGRKVVDNISLWSHVANVGDAKSLIIHPASTTHQQLNDEEIRATGVTEDLVRLSVGLESAKDLISSLDEAIEKARETSNV encoded by the coding sequence ATGACGAATTCATTCGATTTTGACACACTTTTGCTTCACGGAGGACAGGAAGCGGATCCTGCGACGGGATCGCGCGCGGTGCCGATCTATCAGACTACGTCGTATGTGTTTGACAGCAGCGAGCACGCAGCTAAGCTTTTCGGACTGGAAGAGCCGGGGAACATTTATACGCGGATCATGAATCCGACGGTGGACGTTCTTGAGAAACGCCTGGCCCTTCTTGAAGGCGGCATCGGAGCCCTAGGGGTATCTTCGGGCATGGCGGCCATCTCCCTCTCGATCTTGAATATCGCAGGAGCCGGGGACGAGATCGTAGCTGCGACGAATCTGTACGGAGGCACCTATAATCTCTTCTCCACCACCCTGCCGAAATACGGCATCACCGTGCGCTTCGTCGACCCGACGGATCCGGAAAACTTCCGGAGTGCCATCAACGAGAAGACGAAGGCCGTATTCGCCGAAACGATCGGCAACCCTAGCCTTCATGTCCTTGATATCGAAGCGGTCGCCAAAGTCGCTCACGAACATGAAATCCCGCTTATCATCGATAACACCTTCGCCACACCATATGTGACGAGGCCCATTGAATGGGGGGCAGACATCGTCATCCATTCGGCCACCAAGTGGATCGGCGGTCACGGGACCGCGATCGGAGGCGTCGTCATCGACGGAGGGAAGTTCGATTGGAACAATAAGAAGTTCCCTGGATTCATCGAAGAGGACCGCAGCTACAATGGCCTCCGCTATGCGCAGGATGTGGGGGCAGCCGCGTTCATCACTAAGCTCAGGGTCCAGCTGCTGCGTGACCTTGGCGCCTGCCTGAGCCCGCAGAATGCCTTCCTCCTCCTGCAGGGACTGGAGACGCTACACCTCCGCATCGAACGTCATACAGAGAATGCACGGAAAATCGCCGAGCATCTTGAATCCCATGAAGGGGTTGCGTGGGTTTCCTATCCTGGCCTCCCTTCACACCCGTCCCACAGCCTTGCCAAGAAATACTTGGAGAACGGTGCGGGCTCCATCGTCGTCTTCGGCATCAAAGGCGGCCGCGATTCGGGACGCAAGGTGGTGGACAATATTTCATTATGGTCCCATGTGGCCAACGTAGGGGATGCGAAGTCCCTGATCATCCACCCGGCCTCCACGACCCATCAGCAGCTGAACGATGAGGAGATCAGGGCCACGGGCGTGACGGAAGACCTTGTGAGGCTGTCTGTCGGCCTGGAATCGGCGAAGGATCTGATTTCTTCCCTGGATGAAGCCATCGAGAAGGCGCGCGAAACGTCAAACGTGTGA
- the qoxA gene encoding cytochrome aa3 quinol oxidase subunit II, with the protein MFNKFKPFLIILISLISLFVIVILGAGTDMIILNPKGPVGEIQKDLIMLSIYYMLAIMIVVLSFFTFIVIKYRKGKNGDYQPNMHGSNKLEIIWTLIPVAIVIALSIPNTQALYELKEAPKATAHKEPIVIHATAVDWKWVFSYPEENVETVNYVNVPTGHPVLFKISAADSMASFWVPELGGQIYGMPGMMNEMYLQADHDGVYDGRNSNFTGEGMAQQKFDFVAMSDDEYNAWVKDAQENEPKLTKEQYEKLLLPGSSDKMTFSSTHLEYVDHGKMGSADYAMKVREKYGVKEKSKHGESDQEMDHDMDHSDMDHSDMDHSDMDHSDMDMDSSDSHEHAH; encoded by the coding sequence ATGTTTAATAAATTCAAACCTTTTCTGATCATATTGATTAGTTTGATTTCCCTATTCGTCATCGTCATCCTGGGAGCCGGGACGGATATGATCATCCTGAATCCTAAAGGACCTGTCGGGGAAATTCAAAAGGATTTAATCATGCTATCAATCTACTATATGCTTGCAATCATGATTGTTGTATTATCTTTCTTTACCTTTATCGTCATTAAGTATCGTAAGGGTAAAAACGGTGATTATCAGCCGAACATGCACGGTAGCAATAAGCTTGAAATCATCTGGACGCTTATTCCTGTTGCTATCGTCATCGCATTGAGCATTCCGAATACACAGGCGCTCTATGAATTGAAAGAGGCTCCTAAAGCCACCGCACATAAAGAACCTATCGTCATTCATGCAACAGCCGTCGATTGGAAATGGGTCTTCTCTTATCCTGAAGAAAACGTCGAGACAGTCAACTATGTCAACGTTCCTACAGGTCATCCGGTCCTTTTCAAAATCAGTGCTGCTGACTCAATGGCGTCTTTCTGGGTTCCTGAACTTGGTGGTCAAATCTACGGCATGCCGGGGATGATGAATGAAATGTATCTCCAGGCTGACCACGACGGTGTCTATGACGGCCGTAACTCCAACTTCACTGGTGAAGGAATGGCACAGCAGAAATTCGACTTTGTCGCCATGAGTGACGACGAGTATAACGCGTGGGTGAAAGACGCACAAGAAAATGAACCGAAACTGACGAAGGAACAGTATGAAAAACTTCTTCTCCCAGGTTCATCAGATAAGATGACATTCTCTTCTACTCACCTTGAGTATGTCGACCATGGCAAGATGGGTTCTGCCGACTATGCCATGAAAGTACGAGAGAAATATGGCGTGAAAGAGAAGAGCAAACATGGTGAATCCGATCAAGAGATGGATCACGACATGGACCATAGTGACATGGACCATAGTGACATGGACCACAGTGACATGGATCACAGCGACATGGACATGGACAGCTCCGACTCTCACGAGCATGCACATTAA
- the qoxB gene encoding cytochrome aa3 quinol oxidase subunit I, producing MFDFIKDNLILNDPLILGANVSIAFTVVAVVAVLTYFKKWKWLWTEWITSVDHKKIGIMYIIAALLMLFRGGVDALLMRAQLTVPDNDFLSSQHYNEIFTTHGTIMILFMAMPFLIGLMNVAVPLQIGARDVAFPYLNNLSFWAFMIGAMIFNISFVFGGSPDAGWTNYAPLAVEGSSGPGINYYLMGLQISGIGTLLTGINFVVTIIKMRAPGMTLLRMPMFTWTTLITAFIIVFAFPILTVTLALMTFDRLFGSHFFTLAGGGNSMLWANLFWLWGHPEVYIVVLPAFGIFSEIIATFSRKTLFGYKSMIISLVAISGLSFVVWVHHFFTMGGTAAVNSVFSITTMAIAIPTGIKIFNWLGTLYKGRIEVTTPMLWSLAFIPTFLIGGVTGVMLGMAAADFQYHNNYFLVAHFHYTLIAGVVFACFAGLIYWYPKMFGLKMNERIGRWAFWFFTIGFNVCFLPQFILGFAGMPRRVYTYGAEDGWTALNVVSTIGGFAMGVAFLIFVYNVYYSYRFEKRETTGDAWGGRTLEWATTTAVPPHYNFSKLPEVTGVDTFWYSKQDGHALKIDEKPEVEYKPIHMPSNSGTPFIMSIFFFIAGFGLVFEIWWMAILGGIGTVGCMAYRSMTSSKQDEGYYVTVEEIKELENPTNREA from the coding sequence GTGTTTGACTTTATTAAGGATAATTTGATTTTAAACGATCCCCTCATCCTTGGGGCGAACGTATCCATAGCATTTACAGTCGTCGCCGTTGTAGCCGTCCTTACCTATTTCAAAAAATGGAAATGGCTTTGGACCGAGTGGATCACAAGTGTCGATCATAAAAAAATCGGTATCATGTATATTATCGCAGCACTTCTTATGTTATTCCGCGGAGGAGTCGATGCGTTGTTGATGAGGGCTCAATTGACAGTCCCAGACAACGATTTCCTATCCTCTCAGCATTACAATGAAATCTTCACTACGCACGGTACGATCATGATCCTCTTCATGGCGATGCCGTTTTTGATTGGTTTGATGAACGTTGCCGTACCGCTTCAAATCGGGGCGCGTGACGTTGCATTCCCTTATTTGAACAACTTGAGTTTCTGGGCATTCATGATTGGTGCCATGATCTTCAATATCTCCTTCGTATTCGGTGGTTCACCGGATGCAGGTTGGACAAACTATGCACCGCTGGCCGTTGAAGGAAGCTCCGGGCCAGGAATCAACTACTACCTGATGGGACTTCAGATTTCAGGTATCGGTACGCTTCTGACGGGGATCAACTTCGTTGTGACCATCATCAAGATGCGTGCACCAGGCATGACGCTTCTTCGCATGCCGATGTTCACTTGGACAACGCTTATCACAGCTTTCATCATCGTGTTTGCATTCCCGATCTTGACTGTGACGCTTGCCCTTATGACATTTGACCGTCTATTCGGTTCCCACTTCTTCACCTTGGCGGGTGGAGGAAACTCCATGCTTTGGGCGAACTTGTTCTGGCTATGGGGACATCCGGAAGTATACATCGTCGTTTTGCCGGCGTTCGGTATCTTCTCAGAAATCATTGCAACATTCTCAAGAAAAACGCTATTCGGTTACAAATCCATGATCATCTCCCTTGTGGCGATCTCAGGTTTGTCATTCGTCGTTTGGGTCCATCACTTCTTCACAATGGGTGGAACAGCCGCAGTAAACAGCGTCTTCTCCATCACGACAATGGCCATTGCGATCCCGACGGGAATCAAGATCTTCAACTGGCTCGGTACGCTTTATAAGGGACGGATCGAGGTTACCACCCCGATGCTTTGGTCTCTCGCGTTCATTCCGACATTCCTGATCGGTGGGGTTACCGGGGTTATGCTTGGTATGGCCGCAGCCGATTTCCAATATCACAATAACTATTTCCTAGTGGCTCACTTCCACTACACATTGATTGCCGGTGTTGTATTTGCCTGCTTCGCGGGTCTCATCTACTGGTATCCGAAAATGTTTGGTCTTAAGATGAATGAGCGCATCGGTCGCTGGGCGTTCTGGTTCTTCACAATCGGATTCAACGTATGTTTCCTACCGCAATTCATCCTTGGATTTGCCGGTATGCCACGTCGTGTGTACACATACGGAGCAGAAGACGGTTGGACAGCACTGAACGTTGTATCCACAATCGGTGGATTCGCAATGGGTGTAGCATTCTTGATCTTCGTATACAACGTATACTACAGCTATCGCTTTGAAAAACGTGAGACTACTGGTGATGCTTGGGGTGGCCGTACACTTGAGTGGGCTACAACAACAGCAGTACCACCTCACTACAACTTCTCTAAACTTCCTGAAGTCACTGGTGTTGATACGTTCTGGTACTCTAAACAAGACGGTCATGCACTCAAGATCGATGAGAAGCCTGAAGTTGAATACAAGCCGATCCACATGCCTAGCAACTCGGGTACACCTTTCATCATGAGCATCTTCTTCTTCATCGCAGGATTTGGTCTTGTCTTTGAAATCTGGTGGATGGCCATCCTCGGCGGTATCGGTACCGTTGGATGCATGGCATACCGTTCAATGACTTCAAGTAAGCAGGATGAAGGTTACTATGTAACGGTGGAAGAAATCAAAGAACTTGAAAATCCGACGAATAGGGAGGCGTGA
- a CDS encoding alpha/beta fold hydrolase, translated as MERKTEKDRWMGFFETLTRKEEWKPHHPRNAIQEIGRATLWHYPSVDRNGALPILMVYSHINKPSILDLTEQHSMIGEFLRNGYDVFLLDFGIPDERDKDTGLESYLFDYIDGAVKTVLQHQQTGRLTLAGFCLGGTLAALYAALYPDRIHNLLLFVTPIDFNQLPDFREWIKAIQSGDIDPAVLAPVTGIIPAEQIRYGMRLITAPVYYSPYLSLLNRGYDPAYTEHWYRFNQWTNDHIPMTGAFLRDLLHYFIKQNAMMNGGMTLRGREINPATIQSNLYMVCSKFDQMVPAAISYPLMELASSEEKQFIEVPGGHASLIKDGVSSRLMDWLKEHS; from the coding sequence ATGGAAAGGAAAACCGAGAAAGACAGATGGATGGGTTTTTTCGAAACCCTGACAAGAAAAGAAGAATGGAAACCTCATCACCCGCGGAATGCCATCCAGGAAATCGGCAGGGCCACCCTATGGCATTATCCGTCGGTAGATAGGAACGGGGCACTCCCGATCTTGATGGTCTACTCCCATATCAATAAGCCAAGCATACTTGACCTTACGGAACAGCATAGCATGATCGGAGAGTTCCTGAGAAATGGCTATGACGTATTCCTCCTCGACTTCGGGATACCGGATGAGCGGGACAAGGATACAGGTCTTGAATCCTATCTCTTCGATTATATTGATGGAGCCGTGAAGACGGTATTACAGCATCAACAAACCGGCCGGCTGACGCTTGCGGGCTTCTGCCTCGGCGGAACCCTTGCAGCTCTTTATGCAGCCCTCTACCCGGACCGCATCCATAACCTTCTCTTATTTGTGACCCCCATCGACTTCAACCAGCTGCCGGACTTCCGGGAGTGGATCAAAGCCATCCAATCTGGGGACATCGATCCGGCTGTCCTTGCACCGGTCACAGGCATCATCCCTGCCGAACAGATCCGCTACGGAATGCGCCTCATCACGGCACCCGTCTACTATTCCCCGTATCTGTCCCTCCTCAATCGCGGATACGACCCTGCCTACACGGAGCACTGGTACCGATTCAATCAGTGGACTAATGACCACATCCCGATGACGGGGGCGTTCCTCCGTGATCTGCTTCATTACTTCATTAAGCAAAATGCCATGATGAACGGAGGCATGACACTCAGGGGGAGGGAAATCAATCCCGCAACGATTCAATCGAATCTTTATATGGTTTGTTCAAAGTTTGATCAGATGGTACCGGCTGCGATCAGTTATCCACTGATGGAGCTTGCTTCAAGTGAGGAGAAACAGTTCATCGAGGTTCCAGGGGGGCACGCGAGCCTTATCAAGGATGGGGTGTCTTCCCGTCTTATGGACTGGCTGAAAGAGCATTCGTAG
- a CDS encoding S41 family peptidase: protein MNRKGQKLMTITLSMLVGAGAMYGGLEWTGSPDESAELDQSANDKLHKVEVAYDLISDKFFQDVDKSELVEGAIQGMLETLDDPYSVYMNAATAAQFNDALDSSFEGIGAEITILDGKLVIVAPFKNSPAEKAGLKPNDEIISVNGESIKGLNLFESTLKIRGKKGTEVKLGIKREGLSEPLTIGVKRDDIPVETVHSDVKKVDGKEMGYIQITTFSENTAKDFKKQLKELEGKDLGGLVIDVRGNPGGLLSSVNEILKEFVTKDKPFVQIQERSGEVMKSFSDKEKKKTYPVVVLIDEGSASASEILAGALKETEGYPLIGTKSFGKGTVQQAVPMGDGSNIKLTMFKWLTPDGNWIHKKGIKPDIPVRQPAYFYAHPLQVEEPLKAEMNNEQVKNAQEMLQGLGYEIDRTDGYYSKKTEAAVKQFQKKNEMKATGTITPDTAEKLQSDIYEAVKDEENDTQLQAALEYIQRSNR, encoded by the coding sequence ATGAACAGGAAGGGCCAGAAGCTCATGACCATCACACTCAGCATGCTTGTGGGGGCGGGAGCCATGTATGGGGGACTGGAATGGACGGGCAGTCCCGATGAAAGTGCGGAACTGGATCAGAGCGCGAATGATAAGCTCCATAAGGTGGAGGTCGCCTATGACCTCATCAGCGATAAATTCTTCCAGGACGTCGATAAATCGGAGCTGGTGGAAGGAGCCATCCAGGGCATGCTCGAAACGCTCGATGATCCGTATTCGGTCTATATGAACGCGGCAACCGCAGCGCAGTTCAATGACGCATTGGATTCTTCCTTCGAAGGGATCGGAGCTGAAATCACGATTCTTGACGGGAAGCTCGTAATCGTCGCGCCATTTAAAAATTCACCGGCAGAAAAAGCGGGACTCAAGCCGAATGATGAAATCATCTCCGTGAACGGGGAGAGCATCAAGGGACTCAATTTGTTTGAGTCCACTTTGAAGATCCGAGGCAAAAAAGGGACCGAAGTCAAGCTCGGCATCAAGAGGGAAGGCTTGTCTGAACCTCTCACCATCGGGGTCAAACGGGACGACATCCCGGTTGAAACCGTCCACTCCGACGTAAAGAAAGTGGACGGAAAGGAGATGGGCTACATCCAGATCACGACGTTCTCCGAGAATACGGCGAAGGACTTCAAGAAACAGCTCAAAGAGCTTGAAGGGAAGGATCTCGGGGGTCTGGTCATCGACGTCCGTGGAAATCCCGGCGGCCTGTTGTCATCCGTCAATGAAATCCTCAAGGAGTTCGTGACGAAAGATAAGCCGTTCGTCCAGATCCAAGAGCGGAGCGGTGAAGTGATGAAGAGCTTCTCCGATAAAGAGAAGAAAAAAACCTACCCGGTGGTGGTCCTCATCGATGAAGGAAGTGCGTCCGCTTCCGAGATCCTAGCCGGTGCCCTGAAGGAAACGGAAGGCTATCCATTGATCGGTACGAAGAGCTTCGGGAAGGGAACCGTCCAGCAGGCCGTGCCGATGGGGGATGGAAGCAACATCAAGCTGACCATGTTCAAGTGGCTGACGCCGGACGGCAACTGGATCCATAAGAAAGGGATCAAACCGGATATCCCGGTCAGGCAGCCTGCCTATTTTTACGCCCATCCGCTTCAAGTGGAAGAACCGCTGAAGGCCGAGATGAATAATGAACAGGTGAAGAACGCCCAGGAAATGCTCCAGGGCCTCGGATATGAGATCGACCGGACCGACGGGTACTACAGCAAGAAGACCGAAGCGGCCGTAAAGCAATTCCAGAAGAAAAATGAGATGAAAGCAACCGGGACCATCACGCCTGATACAGCTGAAAAACTTCAGTCGGATATCTATGAAGCTGTTAAAGATGAAGAGAACGATACCCAGCTGCAGGCGGCACTTGAATACATCCAGCGTTCGAATCGATAG
- the metX gene encoding homoserine O-acetyltransferase MetX, with amino-acid sequence MSHSDTTPYELNIVTLPSLVLENGETLRHVKLPYERTGNQSGPVILVCHALTGTHIVKGTSEDRGWWDGLIGAGSYIDTNRYNVIAFNVLGGCEGATGPASENPGTGRRYGSRFPTITIRDMVNAQYLALRELAITNVEAVVGGSLGGMQALEWGILHPRFMKKIFALAVTPALNDYGLAFNHIGITAIEQDPDFNGGDYPPGTRLKGLEVARMVGMVTYRTSELFDDRFQRQEKEGVYNVESYLDYQGVKLGRRFDPNSYLTLLKAMNSHDLQRGRDHDPADSFYPELIAISYEGDLVYPSASLEAFARSVPKGRHYFIPTKFGHDGFLVEFEKWGGLLSSHLEENKPLVSRVK; translated from the coding sequence ATGAGCCATAGCGATACGACACCATACGAATTGAACATCGTCACCCTCCCGTCCCTTGTTCTTGAAAATGGAGAAACCCTCCGGCATGTAAAGTTGCCCTACGAACGCACGGGAAATCAATCAGGTCCCGTCATCCTTGTCTGCCATGCCCTCACCGGCACCCATATCGTGAAAGGGACGAGTGAAGACAGGGGATGGTGGGACGGCTTGATCGGTGCCGGCTCCTACATCGATACCAACCGCTACAACGTCATCGCTTTCAACGTCCTCGGGGGCTGCGAGGGGGCCACGGGTCCCGCATCCGAAAATCCAGGCACCGGCAGGCGGTACGGCTCCCGTTTCCCCACCATCACGATCCGGGATATGGTGAATGCCCAGTACCTGGCCCTCCGGGAGCTTGCTATCACCAACGTGGAAGCCGTTGTTGGAGGATCACTCGGGGGAATGCAGGCCCTGGAATGGGGCATCCTGCATCCCCGCTTCATGAAAAAGATCTTCGCCCTCGCCGTCACGCCTGCACTGAACGATTATGGCCTCGCCTTCAATCATATCGGCATCACGGCCATCGAGCAGGATCCTGATTTCAACGGAGGAGACTATCCTCCCGGCACCAGGCTGAAGGGGCTCGAAGTGGCGCGCATGGTGGGGATGGTCACCTACCGCACATCGGAATTATTCGATGACCGCTTTCAGCGGCAGGAGAAGGAAGGCGTCTATAACGTGGAGAGCTACCTGGACTATCAGGGTGTGAAGCTCGGAAGGCGATTTGACCCCAACAGCTATCTGACCCTCTTGAAGGCGATGAACTCACATGACCTCCAGAGGGGGCGCGATCACGATCCCGCTGACTCCTTTTATCCGGAACTGATTGCCATCAGCTACGAAGGAGATCTCGTGTATCCATCTGCCTCCCTGGAAGCATTCGCTCGCTCCGTGCCGAAGGGAAGGCATTATTTCATCCCGACGAAGTTCGGCCATGATGGATTCTTGGTTGAGTTCGAGAAATGGGGAGGTCTCCTGTCTTCCCATCTTGAAGAAAACAAGCCCCTTGTTTCAAGGGTGAAATGA
- a CDS encoding cation diffusion facilitator family transporter, protein MNSTPKIAFLSVISNSFVVILKIVVGLITGSVAVLSEAIHSSLDLMASLIAFISVRVSGKPADPEHPYGHGKVENISGTIETLLIFVAGFWIIYECIHKLIHPEPIKLPILGISVMIIGATINFIVSRIVSKEADRVHSVAMKSNAFHLLTDVYTSLGVAGSLLLVTLTGWHFLDPIIGIALAIYIMIEAVKLMKEAFPPLIDASLTKEEEAEIMSMIQSFHDEYIEVHDLRTRRSGAHEYIDFHLVVKSTDSIEKTHRLCDRMEEMIMKHFPHAHVLIHPEPESKRKS, encoded by the coding sequence ATGAACAGCACACCGAAAATTGCTTTTTTATCCGTTATCAGTAACTCGTTCGTCGTCATCTTGAAAATCGTGGTCGGACTCATTACAGGGTCTGTAGCCGTCCTGTCTGAAGCCATCCATTCTTCTCTGGACCTGATGGCTTCCCTCATCGCCTTCATCTCCGTCAGGGTATCCGGAAAACCAGCGGATCCCGAGCATCCGTACGGCCATGGAAAGGTGGAGAATATATCCGGCACGATCGAGACCCTGCTAATCTTCGTGGCCGGATTCTGGATCATCTACGAGTGTATCCACAAGCTGATCCACCCTGAACCGATCAAGCTTCCTATCCTTGGCATATCCGTCATGATCATCGGTGCCACCATCAACTTCATCGTCTCCCGGATCGTAAGCAAGGAAGCGGACCGCGTCCATTCTGTGGCCATGAAATCGAACGCTTTCCATCTCCTGACCGATGTGTACACATCTCTCGGGGTTGCAGGAAGCCTTCTCCTCGTGACCTTGACCGGCTGGCACTTCCTGGATCCGATCATCGGGATTGCACTGGCTATCTATATCATGATCGAAGCCGTCAAACTGATGAAAGAAGCCTTCCCTCCCCTCATTGACGCGAGTCTGACGAAGGAAGAGGAGGCAGAGATCATGTCGATGATCCAAAGCTTCCATGATGAGTACATCGAGGTCCACGACCTGCGCACAAGGAGATCCGGTGCCCATGAATACATCGACTTCCATCTGGTGGTGAAATCAACTGACAGCATCGAGAAGACGCACCGCCTCTGCGACCGCATGGAAGAGATGATCATGAAGCATTTCCCCCATGCCCACGTCCTGATCCATCCGGAACCGGAGAGCAAGCGGAAATCGTGA